Within the Deltaproteobacteria bacterium genome, the region AGCAGCAAAAAAGACTGAGCAGTTTATAAGCCGTTGTATGTCTTTGGCTTCTGACGTTATTGGATTACCTGCCCATCAAGTATGGATTGATTATGATGAAGAAACTGATGTCCTTTATATGAATTTTCGTAAACCGCAGAGGGCAACCAAGACTGTTGAAATGAACGAGGATGTGTTGATTCGTAAGGACGGCAGCAAAATAGTAGGAATTACAATTATGAACGCGAGTATTCATTGAGATCGAATATGCCGCCTTTCCAGCCCGCCCTATAGCCTTTCCCCTCCCGCTCTTTAAATTTGATTAAAACTGAACCAACCTTAAAATGCATAAAAAATGCAAAAAGCTAAGGGCTACACAATAAAAGTACCTATCGGTAGTGCAAAAAGCTTCGAGAATTTTTTGGCCATCATTTTGCTGATCGAACGCCGATTATTTTCAATATCGCAAATATAAGATTTCGAAACACCCACCTTTTTACCCAGTTTCTGCTGGGTAAACCCACGGTTTTCACGATAGACCCGAACATAATATCCCGGTGTCATATCCTTTTTGATTTCTCGGTATAATTTCGTCTCAAAGAAATTGATGGGCTCATTTTCTTCAATACTCAATTTTTCGCCATACTCTTCTTTCAAATACCGAAGAAGACGTGGCGGCACCCTTCCTTTCACCCGAATATCAATAT harbors:
- a CDS encoding DUF2283 domain-containing protein, giving the protein MATVAAKKTEQFISRCMSLASDVIGLPAHQVWIDYDEETDVLYMNFRKPQRATKTVEMNEDVLIRKDGSKIVGITIMNASIH
- a CDS encoding helix-turn-helix transcriptional regulator, producing MLAVVKTPHIDIRVKGRVPPRLLRYLKEEYGEKLSIEENEPINFFETKLYREIKKDMTPGYYVRVYRENRGFTQQKLGKKVGVSKSYICDIENNRRSISKMMAKKFSKLFALPIGTFIV